The Cylindrospermopsis curvispora GIHE-G1 genome contains a region encoding:
- a CDS encoding DUF6671 family protein, giving the protein MSQELLNSLFINRVAVLATMHHKENVIAPLLQKQLGLEVVVPPNFNTDEFGTFTREIKRPDTQIVTAKLKAKKAMEITGETIGIASEGSFVPHPNFPYIYANREIVLLLDQQNDLQIMGEVFSTETNFNHLVINSFEAAQKFAAKVGFPDHALVIWFESSNGQDPEIIKGITTQEQLYESVNFALNNSPHGNLHIETDMRALYNPTRMKNIAKATQDLVEKIYSCCPQCSTPGFSITDRTQGLPCESCGQPTSLTMGVIYQCQKCNFIEEKLYPDGKFFADPGLCPYCNP; this is encoded by the coding sequence ATGTCCCAAGAATTATTAAATAGTTTATTTATCAATCGGGTAGCTGTTCTGGCAACCATGCACCATAAAGAAAATGTCATTGCTCCATTATTACAAAAGCAACTGGGGCTAGAAGTTGTCGTCCCCCCAAACTTTAATACCGATGAATTTGGTACGTTTACCAGAGAGATAAAACGGCCAGATACCCAAATAGTCACGGCTAAATTAAAAGCCAAAAAGGCCATGGAAATCACTGGGGAAACTATAGGTATAGCAAGTGAGGGCAGTTTTGTGCCTCATCCTAATTTTCCTTATATTTATGCCAATAGAGAAATTGTATTACTTTTAGATCAACAAAATGACTTACAAATTATGGGGGAGGTGTTTTCCACAGAGACTAATTTTAATCATTTGGTGATCAATAGTTTTGAAGCAGCACAAAAATTTGCTGCCAAAGTTGGTTTTCCTGACCATGCATTAGTGATTTGGTTTGAATCTTCCAATGGCCAAGATCCTGAAATTATTAAAGGTATCACCACTCAAGAGCAGCTATATGAGTCTGTAAATTTTGCCTTGAATAATTCTCCCCATGGTAATTTACATATAGAGACTGATATGCGAGCACTTTATAATCCCACCCGCATGAAGAATATTGCAAAAGCTACTCAGGATTTGGTGGAGAAAATTTACAGTTGTTGTCCTCAATGTAGTACACCCGGATTTAGCATTACCGACAGAACTCAAGGTTTACCATGTGAAAGTTGTGGTCAACCTACCTCATTAACTATGGGAGTAATTTACCAATGTCAAAAGTGTAATTTTATAGAAGAGAAGTTATATCCCGATGGTAAATTTTTTGCCGATCCTGGATTATGTCCATATTGTAATCCCTAA
- the hemJ gene encoding protoporphyrinogen oxidase HemJ, translating into MAYYWFKAFHIVGFVVWFAGLFYLVRLFIYHAEANQEPEPAKTILKNQYQIMEKRLYHIITIPGMIVTLAMAGGILYTNPDLFRETWLHFKLGFVGILLVYHHYCGRLMKQLAANECKWSGQQLRALNEAPTLLLVIIVMLAIFKNNLPTDITAWVIFGLVILMAASIQIYAKIRRRNKEKLLVQMNQINQNNPTDQIPQVQN; encoded by the coding sequence ATGGCTTATTATTGGTTTAAAGCGTTTCATATTGTTGGTTTTGTAGTCTGGTTTGCTGGTTTATTTTATCTAGTACGGTTGTTTATCTACCACGCTGAGGCCAATCAAGAACCTGAACCGGCTAAGACCATACTGAAAAATCAGTATCAAATCATGGAAAAACGTCTTTATCATATCATCACCATCCCGGGAATGATCGTCACTCTAGCTATGGCTGGTGGCATTCTTTATACCAATCCCGATCTATTTCGCGAAACCTGGTTGCATTTCAAGTTGGGGTTTGTAGGTATTTTATTAGTCTATCATCATTACTGTGGTAGATTGATGAAACAGTTGGCCGCAAATGAGTGCAAATGGAGCGGACAGCAACTAAGAGCTTTAAATGAAGCACCAACTTTGCTACTAGTCATCATTGTCATGTTGGCCATTTTCAAAAATAATCTCCCCACTGATATTACTGCTTGGGTGATTTTTGGATTAGTGATTTTGATGGCTGCTAGTATTCAGATATATGCCAAAATTCGTAGACGAAATAAAGAAAAGTTACTAGTGCAAATGAATCAGATTAATCAAAACAATCCAACTGATCAGATTCCGCAAGTCCAAAATTAG
- the dacB gene encoding D-alanyl-D-alanine carboxypeptidase/D-alanyl-D-alanine endopeptidase, with translation MKKKQKKFKHTGRHITAYIILIIVIISINTIIKQPIVVGQTPRLDTEEELKHTCASQIPSSIEKIINSPTFERMRWGILIKNLSSDQILYSRDAQKYFIPASTTKILTAAAAWQKLGKDFRIRTSIHQGDEGNFYLVGRGDPSFNNAQLTALAQKLQQRGIRSINKLIVDDSYFQGEYIDASWQWEDIQADYGAPVNSLMVNENTGILTLSPNKIGEKLNITWSNDMELYSGIENNSITVAENESRFFQVTRDLKSQVLKIDGKLPINSPSQTIGLSVIDPIDNFLKNLRLTWAKVGINVKEIQPIFEYQHYKIAEQKPEIAVVESLTLPDLLKEVNRNSNNLYAESLLRHLGNSESTNKNETTVNQGLKILKTTLSEWGIEPNTYMIVDGSGLSRKNLISPEALVKTLQVMAKSPDGNLFRASLATGGMNGTLKNRFLKTPAWGIVQGKTGSMTGVISLSGYINVPNYDDLVFSMIVNQSQHPSAVRKAMDEIIILLAKLHKC, from the coding sequence ATGAAGAAAAAGCAAAAAAAGTTTAAGCATACTGGTAGACATATTACTGCTTATATAATACTAATAATTGTAATTATCAGTATTAACACTATTATTAAACAGCCGATTGTAGTAGGGCAAACACCCAGATTAGATACTGAAGAAGAATTAAAGCACACTTGCGCATCTCAAATACCATCTTCCATAGAGAAGATAATCAATTCTCCTACATTTGAAAGAATGAGGTGGGGAATTTTGATTAAAAACCTATCATCTGACCAAATTCTTTACAGTCGGGATGCCCAAAAGTATTTTATTCCTGCATCTACCACCAAAATATTAACTGCAGCAGCAGCATGGCAAAAACTGGGCAAAGACTTTCGCATTCGTACCTCAATTCATCAAGGAGATGAAGGTAATTTTTATTTAGTTGGTAGAGGAGATCCCAGTTTTAATAATGCCCAATTAACCGCCCTAGCTCAGAAATTGCAGCAACGGGGAATTCGGTCAATTAACAAGCTAATTGTGGATGATAGTTACTTTCAAGGAGAATACATTGATGCCAGTTGGCAATGGGAAGATATACAAGCTGATTATGGTGCCCCAGTCAATAGTTTAATGGTCAATGAAAATACTGGAATTTTGACTTTATCTCCCAACAAGATAGGAGAAAAATTAAACATTACTTGGTCTAACGATATGGAATTATATAGTGGAATAGAAAATAATTCTATCACTGTTGCTGAAAATGAGTCGAGATTTTTCCAAGTCACCAGAGATCTAAAAAGTCAAGTATTAAAGATTGATGGCAAACTGCCTATTAATTCCCCTTCTCAAACCATAGGGTTATCAGTTATTGACCCCATAGATAACTTCTTAAAAAACTTGCGTTTGACCTGGGCAAAAGTAGGGATAAACGTTAAGGAAATTCAACCTATTTTTGAATACCAACACTATAAAATAGCTGAACAAAAGCCAGAAATAGCTGTCGTTGAATCCCTTACCTTGCCAGATTTACTCAAAGAAGTGAATAGGAATAGTAATAATCTCTACGCCGAATCTTTACTCAGACATTTAGGTAATAGTGAATCAACTAACAAAAATGAAACCACTGTAAACCAAGGCTTAAAAATACTAAAAACTACCCTGAGTGAATGGGGAATAGAACCTAATACTTATATGATTGTGGATGGTTCTGGACTATCTCGCAAGAACCTAATTAGTCCAGAAGCATTGGTAAAAACATTACAGGTGATGGCAAAATCACCTGATGGCAATCTGTTTCGTGCATCCCTAGCTACCGGTGGTATGAATGGTACCCTAAAAAATCGGTTTTTAAAAACTCCTGCTTGGGGAATAGTTCAAGGAAAAACAGGTTCCATGACTGGTGTAATTTCTCTATCTGGATATATTAATGTTCCCAATTATGATGATTTAGTGTTTAGCATGATAGTTAATCAATCACAACACCCATCAGCAGTCAGGAAAGCAATGGATGAAATCATCATTTTACTGGCAAAATTGCACAAATGCTAG
- a CDS encoding AAA-like domain-containing protein, which translates to MKEFNTVGICLPKKHYMCDVTTKFNRCRHLIESGKYFAINFPRQYGKTTMQHLLEKSFQGVEEYLVISTSFEGIGDLPFQSEEQMASVVPAVLAKGLFFNNPELAEWLEVKSGQINSFKQLSRFVSDWVRESRLKIVLLLDEIDKASNNQVFISFLAMLRDKYLATAQGRDATFHSVVLIGVHDVKTLKLKLDRDEERKLNSPWNIAVDVDIDFTFSQEEIEPMLAEYANDHGFKMDCPVLARLLFYYTSGNPFLVSKMCQVVDEMHQNQRPWSVNDIEDAYRHLVDVSYSTTNFNDVYKNLENNPDFSQLIRAIAIDGEDLVFDRGNPLIDLGATYGIIKNNSVGRCDIANKIYEFRIISYFISKRETAHEHLDRYRDSSFISDGKLQVSLILERFQWFMREHHSSRDNDFLEKNGRMLLMSFFRPIINGNGYMFKENVVAENRRMDLVVTYRNQRYVIELKIWYGEKRLQDGIEQLCSYLESYGLNEGYILIFNFNSNKTYDIREIDHQGKHLTAFFV; encoded by the coding sequence ATGAAAGAGTTCAACACAGTAGGTATTTGCTTACCTAAAAAGCACTACATGTGCGACGTAACCACTAAATTCAATAGATGTCGCCATCTAATCGAAAGTGGTAAATATTTTGCCATTAACTTTCCGAGGCAATACGGAAAAACCACCATGCAGCATCTCCTGGAAAAAAGTTTTCAGGGCGTGGAAGAATATCTGGTGATCAGTACCAGTTTCGAGGGTATTGGCGACCTACCATTCCAAAGCGAAGAGCAGATGGCATCGGTAGTCCCCGCAGTTTTAGCCAAAGGTTTGTTCTTCAACAATCCAGAACTCGCTGAATGGCTTGAAGTTAAGTCCGGGCAAATCAACAGCTTCAAACAGCTTTCAAGATTTGTCAGTGACTGGGTTAGGGAATCCAGACTAAAAATTGTCCTGCTCCTAGACGAAATTGACAAAGCCAGCAATAATCAGGTATTCATCAGTTTCCTAGCCATGTTGCGGGATAAATACCTAGCAACAGCACAAGGTAGGGATGCCACCTTCCACTCGGTGGTCCTGATCGGAGTCCACGATGTGAAGACCTTAAAGTTGAAGCTCGATCGGGATGAAGAACGTAAACTGAATAGCCCCTGGAACATTGCTGTGGACGTGGATATTGACTTCACCTTCAGCCAGGAGGAAATTGAGCCAATGCTCGCGGAATACGCAAATGATCATGGATTTAAAATGGACTGCCCTGTTTTGGCTCGCCTTCTGTTTTATTATACCAGTGGCAATCCCTTCCTCGTTAGCAAGATGTGCCAGGTGGTTGACGAGATGCACCAGAACCAGCGACCTTGGTCAGTTAATGATATTGAGGATGCTTATAGGCATTTAGTGGATGTATCCTACTCCACCACTAATTTTAATGATGTGTACAAGAATCTTGAAAATAATCCCGACTTTTCCCAGTTAATTCGGGCAATAGCTATTGATGGGGAGGATTTAGTCTTTGACCGGGGTAATCCCTTGATTGATCTGGGGGCGACCTATGGTATTATCAAGAACAATTCAGTAGGTAGATGCGACATCGCCAACAAAATCTACGAGTTCAGAATTATCAGCTATTTTATTTCTAAACGGGAAACCGCCCATGAACATCTTGATAGATACCGAGATAGCAGCTTTATAAGCGACGGTAAGCTCCAGGTCAGCTTGATTTTGGAAAGGTTCCAGTGGTTTATGCGGGAGCATCATTCCTCTCGGGACAACGATTTCCTGGAGAAGAACGGGCGTATGTTACTCATGTCTTTCTTCCGTCCGATTATCAACGGTAATGGATACATGTTCAAGGAAAATGTGGTCGCGGAAAACCGTAGGATGGATCTGGTTGTCACCTACAGAAACCAGCGCTACGTGATTGAACTGAAAATTTGGTACGGTGAAAAGCGTCTTCAGGATGGGATTGAGCAGCTTTGCAGCTACCTGGAATCCTACGGACTAAATGAGGGATATATACTCATTTTTAACTTCAACAGTAACAAAACCTACGATATACGGGAGATTGATCACCAGGGGAAACACCTCACTGCTTTCTTCGTGTAG
- a CDS encoding 4-Cys prefix domain-containing protein, producing the protein MSLCINPVCPQPDHPDNDKNYFCQSCGSPLELLGTYRVVRLLSDHTGFSKVYEVYQQDILKILKVLKQQVSNDDEAKKVFEQEMSDLGQLERNDMAPEYFTHQTSTGMTIHCMVVEKNVMSGLNTQIVTKTTTEQNLGQNSEKPLAKLPLVALLWALLCSLFLLWLVAFTNRDNRFVVFPSDYGQLPIKKGEVDYFAYEEGQDSQGRVAEFNIAVLSVEYKWQLGSTYQIKYNNEIINLESLKSRLQEEGIQTIMEDPSEIISVGTASCEGDIKAEQSRALERSKQIQLLVKKLFSDSLSVKGYRLLNLGQFQRKDCQSDQDLTAYQRSIIIIGVKKQDEGVILDEALRDRLEKKPFADFKLEDYSLGGVDSFKTISSNL; encoded by the coding sequence ATGAGTCTTTGCATCAACCCTGTTTGTCCCCAACCAGATCATCCAGATAACGATAAAAACTACTTTTGTCAAAGTTGTGGTTCCCCATTGGAATTATTAGGAACTTATCGGGTAGTACGTTTATTAAGTGATCACACTGGATTCAGTAAAGTTTATGAGGTTTATCAACAAGACATACTAAAAATACTTAAAGTGCTGAAACAACAAGTATCTAATGATGACGAAGCCAAAAAAGTATTTGAACAAGAAATGAGTGATCTGGGCCAATTGGAACGGAATGATATGGCACCGGAATATTTTACCCATCAAACCAGCACAGGGATGACCATTCACTGTATGGTTGTGGAAAAAAATGTGATGAGCGGCTTAAATACACAAATAGTCACAAAAACAACCACCGAACAAAACCTGGGTCAAAATTCGGAAAAGCCATTGGCAAAACTACCACTAGTAGCATTACTTTGGGCATTACTTTGTTCATTGTTTTTGCTGTGGTTAGTAGCATTTACCAATAGGGATAATAGGTTTGTGGTTTTTCCCTCCGACTATGGACAATTACCGATTAAAAAGGGGGAAGTAGACTACTTTGCATACGAAGAGGGTCAAGACAGTCAAGGTAGAGTAGCAGAATTCAATATAGCAGTTTTATCAGTAGAATATAAATGGCAGTTGGGTAGTACCTATCAGATTAAGTATAATAATGAAATAATTAATCTTGAATCCTTAAAATCCAGATTACAAGAGGAAGGAATACAAACAATCATGGAAGATCCCAGTGAGATTATTTCCGTAGGGACAGCTTCCTGTGAAGGTGATATAAAAGCAGAACAAAGTCGTGCTTTGGAAAGATCCAAGCAAATTCAGTTATTGGTGAAAAAACTCTTTAGTGATAGCTTGAGTGTTAAAGGCTATAGACTATTGAATCTTGGACAATTTCAAAGAAAGGATTGTCAGAGTGATCAGGATTTAACTGCATATCAAAGGAGCATTATTATTATTGGGGTAAAGAAACAAGATGAGGGAGTTATTTTGGATGAGGCCTTGAGGGACAGACTAGAGAAAAAACCTTTTGCAGATTTTAAATTGGAGGATTATTCTCTAGGAGGGGTAGATAGCTTTAAAACCATATCGAGTAATCTCTAG
- a CDS encoding alpha/beta fold hydrolase yields MSITEHKITVNSLEWFYRQAEPMGKSDLLPVLLLHGIVSQSYSWRNIIPALAAQGTKAIAPDWIGYGFSGKPEKQDFAYTPEAFIHALEDFVQAIELPKFSLVVQGFLGSVGLQYALRHPEKIANIVILNTPIGTSAKLPWKIRQMGLPVAGEIMTQDPLLVDRTLESGSCYRIEDRDLDIYRKPFLKTSASGRSLLSTIRNLQLDVVTKEIEMGFQKWEKPILVQWGTIDPWLSVELAESFAQSVPDVEIIKLNNVGHYPQEHYHEVILQDLLAFVRLTDTQSQKS; encoded by the coding sequence ATGTCAATAACAGAACATAAAATAACAGTAAACTCACTGGAATGGTTTTATAGACAAGCTGAACCCATGGGCAAGAGCGACCTATTACCGGTATTGTTGCTACATGGTATAGTTTCCCAAAGTTACAGCTGGAGAAATATTATACCAGCATTAGCAGCACAAGGGACAAAAGCAATTGCTCCCGATTGGATTGGTTATGGTTTTTCAGGTAAACCTGAAAAGCAGGATTTTGCTTACACACCGGAAGCATTTATTCACGCTCTAGAAGACTTTGTTCAAGCCATTGAGTTACCAAAATTTTCCTTAGTGGTGCAGGGGTTCTTGGGTTCAGTGGGACTTCAATATGCTTTACGTCATCCTGAGAAAATTGCCAACATTGTTATTTTAAATACCCCCATTGGCACTAGTGCCAAACTTCCATGGAAAATCCGACAAATGGGTTTACCCGTAGCGGGGGAAATAATGACTCAAGACCCCTTATTAGTAGATAGAACCTTAGAAAGCGGTAGTTGTTATCGCATCGAAGACAGAGATTTGGACATTTATAGAAAACCGTTTTTAAAAACCTCCGCTTCGGGAAGGAGCTTGTTATCAACCATTAGAAACTTACAACTGGATGTAGTAACCAAAGAAATCGAAATGGGATTTCAGAAATGGGAAAAGCCGATTTTAGTGCAGTGGGGAACTATTGATCCTTGGTTGTCCGTAGAACTGGCGGAGAGTTTTGCTCAATCCGTACCCGATGTTGAAATCATAAAACTTAATAATGTGGGTCATTATCCTCAGGAGCATTACCACGAGGTGATTTTACAGGATTTACTAGCCTTTGTGCGCTTGACCGATACCCAGTCACAAAAATCCTGA
- a CDS encoding alpha/beta fold hydrolase, giving the protein MSHTRKTLSIPNMEISYLEWSQGHEPLLLLHGMADNALVWLSLGDYLSPNYHIIAPDMRGHGNSSKPETDYSFTSAIADLEALMDSLGWLSANVVSHSWTGKLAAIWARQNPGRLKTMTLVDPIFIWKMPRVLKLIFPLLYNVLPSLQTMGPFSSYEAAEEKIKKLVHFREWNDLQQQVFQGGIEQKPDGTWGSKFTVAARDGIFDAVLEVAGFIHPVEIPTLFVQPEKGVNRQDWQIKPYKDNLKNLTWKKIPGTHWPFLSNPEEFNLSIAEFLAQSI; this is encoded by the coding sequence ATGAGTCACACCCGCAAAACACTGTCAATACCTAATATGGAAATTTCCTATTTGGAATGGAGTCAGGGTCATGAACCTTTACTACTACTCCACGGGATGGCTGATAATGCCCTGGTTTGGTTAAGTTTGGGCGATTATTTGTCCCCAAATTACCATATTATAGCTCCCGATATGCGTGGTCATGGTAACAGCAGTAAACCGGAAACAGATTATTCCTTTACAAGTGCGATCGCTGATTTGGAAGCCTTAATGGATAGTCTTGGTTGGTTGAGTGCTAATGTAGTTAGTCACTCTTGGACAGGTAAACTAGCAGCTATTTGGGCTAGGCAAAATCCAGGGAGGTTAAAAACTATGACTTTAGTAGACCCGATTTTTATTTGGAAGATGCCTAGGGTACTTAAATTAATCTTTCCTTTGTTGTATAACGTATTACCATCTTTACAAACTATGGGTCCATTTAGCAGTTATGAAGCAGCTGAGGAGAAAATCAAAAAACTGGTTCACTTTCGAGAATGGAATGATTTGCAACAACAAGTTTTTCAAGGGGGAATAGAGCAAAAACCGGATGGCACGTGGGGTAGTAAATTTACCGTGGCCGCTCGTGACGGAATTTTTGATGCAGTATTAGAAGTAGCTGGTTTTATTCACCCCGTGGAAATACCCACCCTGTTTGTTCAACCTGAAAAAGGAGTGAATCGCCAAGATTGGCAAATCAAACCTTATAAAGACAACCTTAAAAACCTTACCTGGAAAAAGATCCCAGGAACCCATTGGCCGTTTCTAAGTAACCCAGAAGAATTTAATCTTAGTATAGCTGAATTCCTAGCACAATCAATATAG